The Halopiger aswanensis nucleotide sequence GCCGACGCGTACCTGCGCGTCGATCCGAACGCCGAGGGGGTCCTCGCGGCCGATCGCGTCGACGTCGCCGAGGTCTTTCCCGCTATCGAGGCGCCGACGCTGATCCTCAAAGCCGACGCCGGCCCGGCGGCCCGCGAGCGCCACCGCGAGGCCGCGTCGCACCTTGCCGACGGTCGACTCGTCCACGTCGACGGCGCCGGCCACTGCGTCCTCCGAGACCGACACGAGCGGGCCGTCGACGAGATTCAATCGTTCCTCGAGGAGCGCTGACGGCCCCGAATTGATTATCCCGCGGCCGGAACGCTCGAGCATGACCGACGTTCTCGTTCCCGGCGGGCGCGACGTCCGCGGGACGCTCGAGGAACCCGCGGACGGCGAGCCGGATGCGATCGTGGTCGCCTGCCCGCCCCACCCACAGCAAGGAGGGTCGCGAAGCGACCGCCGCCTCGTCGCCGTCGGCGACGTCCTCACGGACGCGGGGATCGCCTGCCTCCGATTCGACTACGGCGAGTGGGACGAGGGCTACGGCGAACTCGCCGACGCCCGAAACGCCGTCCGCTGGGCCGCCGACCGCTACGAGCGCGTCGGCCTGTTCGGCTACAGCTTCGGCGCGACACTCGCGCTGCTGGCCGCCGCCGAGTCCGAGACCGTCGACGCCGTCGCCGCGCTCGCCCCGACGGCGCGACTGGCCGACGACCTCGACGCCGTCGCGGCCCTCGAGTCGATCTCGTGTCCGGTGCAGGTGTGCTACGGCGAGCGGGATCGGACGGTCGAGTGGGAGCCGATCGTCGAGTCCATCCGGGAGACAGCCGCTGAAGCAGAACGAGACGGTGACAAAACCCTCGTCGCCCTTTCGGGCGACCACTTCTTCGTCGGCCAGCAGACGTCGATCGCCGACGATGTCGTCGCGTTTTTCGAATCGAGACTCCGCGAGTCGGGCGACCGGCGGTAACGACGCGTGTGAGCGACTCGAGCCCGATCGCACCCCTCGAATCAGTTGCTTACTGCTCTCGAAGCCACCCTCTGGCGTCGTCGCGGTCGTCGAAGATGCGCGAGGTCGTGTTCGAGCCGACTTCCTGGACGAGATCCTCGACCGAGAGGTTCGCGACGACGCTCTCGGGCTGGACGATCGCCATATTCGACAGCGAACTCTCGAACGCTCGCGGGTGCCACTCCTCTTGGGTCCACTGCTGGTCGTCCTCCGACAGGGTTC carries:
- a CDS encoding alpha/beta hydrolase; translation: MTDVLVPGGRDVRGTLEEPADGEPDAIVVACPPHPQQGGSRSDRRLVAVGDVLTDAGIACLRFDYGEWDEGYGELADARNAVRWAADRYERVGLFGYSFGATLALLAAAESETVDAVAALAPTARLADDLDAVAALESISCPVQVCYGERDRTVEWEPIVESIRETAAEAERDGDKTLVALSGDHFFVGQQTSIADDVVAFFESRLRESGDRR
- a CDS encoding STAS/SEC14 domain-containing protein; translation: MAHYESDVLTVEWDSSLEAVVMNWHDFATGETYREGLNAGLDLAIEKGAANWLADLRDLGTLSEDDQQWTQEEWHPRAFESSLSNMAIVQPESVVANLSVEDLVQEVGSNTTSRIFDDRDDARGWLREQ